The Gallus gallus isolate bGalGal1 chromosome 31, bGalGal1.mat.broiler.GRCg7b, whole genome shotgun sequence genome includes a region encoding these proteins:
- the LOC112531328 gene encoding LOW QUALITY PROTEIN: platelet glycoprotein VI-like isoform X1 (The sequence of the model RefSeq protein was modified relative to this genomic sequence to represent the inferred CDS: deleted 2 bases in 2 codons) gives MAPMAVNLILGWWLVAASRAQQLPRPSLSLHPSQGVSLGDNVTLRCHLPWLAAWVWLYQEGGWPYKKGKKKDQDTAEFFISTLREHAGRYRCQYQVSWSEEASEKSDPVELVLTDLRYPPSSISLHPEQHVGTGTNVTIRCWNKDYGSTFLLHKDGSSDPLKHQNSSGGGTATFTLFGVTPADSGTYRCSYRPWRYAFLSSPLGDSVMLEVTPTPAPPDPTGTEEQSRANVVMALVRGFVAALVFGLGV, from the exons atggcaccaatggcagtGAACCTCATTCTCG gttggtggctggtggcagcgagcagggcacagcaac tgccccgaccctccctgtcactgcaccccagccagggggtgtccctgggggacaatgtcaccctgcgctgccacctgccctggctggctgcctgggtctGGCTGTACCAGGAAGGAGGTTGGCCGTacaagaaggggaagaagaaggaTCAGGACACGGCCGAGTTCTTTATTAGCACACTGCGGGAACACGCAGGTCGTTATCGGTGTCAGTACCAGGTGTCTTGGTCAGAAGAGGCATCAGAGAAGAGTGACCctgtggagctggtgctgacag ATCTCAGATATCCCCCATCCAGCATTTCCCTTCACCCTGAGCAACATGTGGGAACAGGGACCAATGTCACCATCCGCTGCTGGAACAAGGATTACGGGTccaccttcctcctgcacaaggatggGAGCTCAGACCCTCTCAAGCACCAGAACTCCAGTGGTGGGGGCACAGCCACTTTCACCctctttggggtgaccccagctgacagtggcacctACAGGTGCTCC TATCGCCCCTGGCGCTACGCCTTCTTGTCCTCA CCCCTTGGGGACAGCGTGATGCTGGAGGTGACTCCCACACCTGCACCCCCAG ACCCCACAGGTACTGAGGAGCAGTCCCGTGCCAATGTGGTGATGGCACTGGTGAGGGGCTTTGTGGCTGCACTCGTCTTTGGCCTCGGAGTC